The Desulfuromonas versatilis genome has a segment encoding these proteins:
- a CDS encoding GAF domain-containing protein: MPQTHTQEFFRAFFEAAQAVLSTSSLEEILQALVREAVEALEVKAGSLRLVDEQGHRLELAAAYRLSDRYLNKGPLDSDRSMPEVLQGKAVHIRDAFRDPRIQYQAELREEGLNTLLSVPVTARDKVIGVLRLYTAEPRDFSSEEIEFASALAEMGGLAIANARIYRDAGVQLSSLLQQTGIELPQQHIEPTQAFKCFSFAPIDPARSLELFRTLHEITRAILSTLDSREVMALIIERVLIVMKVKGCAIRLINQTTHELELLAARGLSEQFLDKGPLHAEQSIRENLEGSPVLVEDACSDPRIEYPEEMAREGIASLLSLPIIAQRRVIGLLRLYTGAPRQFSQDEVAFLSALAEIAGVAIMNARLYEETRYDLSFWTATLGYLKGQDGPRG, encoded by the coding sequence ATGCCCCAGACCCATACCCAGGAATTCTTCCGCGCCTTTTTCGAAGCCGCCCAGGCGGTCCTTTCCACCTCATCCCTGGAGGAGATTCTCCAGGCCCTGGTCCGCGAGGCGGTGGAGGCTCTCGAGGTCAAGGCCGGCAGCCTGCGCCTGGTCGACGAACAGGGCCATCGCCTGGAGTTGGCCGCCGCTTATCGGCTGAGCGACCGCTACCTGAACAAGGGCCCCCTCGATTCGGACCGCAGCATGCCCGAGGTTCTGCAGGGCAAGGCGGTCCACATCCGCGACGCCTTCCGCGACCCACGCATCCAGTACCAGGCGGAGCTGCGCGAGGAGGGCCTGAACACCCTGCTGTCGGTTCCGGTTACCGCCCGCGACAAGGTCATCGGAGTGCTGCGCCTGTACACCGCCGAGCCCAGGGATTTCAGCAGCGAGGAGATCGAATTCGCCTCGGCGCTGGCCGAAATGGGCGGGTTGGCCATCGCCAACGCCCGCATCTACCGGGATGCCGGGGTGCAGCTTTCCAGCCTGCTGCAGCAGACCGGCATCGAGCTGCCGCAGCAGCACATCGAGCCGACCCAGGCTTTCAAATGCTTTTCCTTCGCCCCCATCGACCCTGCCCGCAGCCTGGAACTGTTCCGGACCCTGCACGAGATCACCCGGGCGATCCTCTCCACCCTCGATTCGCGCGAGGTCATGGCCCTGATCATCGAGCGGGTGCTGATCGTCATGAAGGTCAAGGGGTGCGCCATCCGCCTGATCAACCAGACGACCCACGAACTCGAGCTGCTGGCCGCCCGGGGGTTGAGCGAACAGTTCCTGGACAAGGGGCCGCTGCATGCCGAACAGAGCATCAGGGAAAACCTCGAGGGGAGCCCGGTGCTGGTGGAGGACGCCTGCAGCGACCCGCGTATCGAATACCCCGAGGAGATGGCCCGCGAAGGGATCGCCTCGCTGCTCTCGCTGCCCATCATCGCCCAGCGCCGGGTGATCGGGCTGCTGCGTCTCTACACCGGCGCGCCGCGCCAATTCAGCCAGGACGAGGTCGCCTTTCTCTCGGCCCTGGCCGAGATCGCCGGGGTGGCGATCATGAACGCCCGGCTCTACGAGGAAACCCGCTACGACCTCTCCTTCTGGACGGCCACCCTGGGCTACCTGAAAGGCCAGGACGGCCCCCGGGGGTGA
- a CDS encoding radical SAM/SPASM domain-containing protein, translating into MPPTPVRPNPLVCTSPFEWCEIHPGGQVFLCCPAWLRAPVGNLLAEPLERVWNGPAAVEIRKTILNGSFHRCSPRRCPRLATSSAPVRPRDALVPGECAEAIHRGLSVLPFGPAKLNLCYDRSCNLACPSCREDFHSASGEERSRAEALTRRIIAEASHSVREITLSGYGDPFASPAYRDLLAQLGPRLFPRLQEIRLHTNGQLWNRRTWESLPQLHPLVRRAEVSVDAATPSTYARNRRGGDFSRLLDNLEFLRSLPIDLKLSFVVQRNNFREMPLFVALAQGLGCRAYFSRLVNWGTFSRGEYLRRAVHLPGHPEHGEFLAGLVKLTAAPGVDLGNLAGLLPGGARCEAADPEIAKSNKTTL; encoded by the coding sequence ATGCCCCCGACACCGGTTCGCCCCAACCCGCTGGTCTGCACGAGTCCCTTCGAATGGTGTGAAATCCATCCGGGCGGCCAGGTGTTTCTTTGCTGCCCGGCCTGGTTGAGGGCCCCCGTCGGCAACCTGCTCGCCGAGCCGCTCGAACGGGTCTGGAACGGCCCGGCGGCGGTGGAAATCCGCAAGACCATCCTCAACGGCTCCTTCCACCGCTGCAGTCCCCGACGCTGCCCGCGGCTGGCGACCTCAAGCGCTCCGGTACGGCCCCGTGACGCCCTGGTTCCGGGGGAGTGCGCCGAGGCCATCCACCGGGGCCTGTCGGTGCTCCCCTTCGGGCCGGCGAAACTCAACCTCTGCTACGATCGCAGCTGCAACCTGGCCTGTCCGAGCTGCCGCGAGGATTTTCACTCGGCCTCCGGCGAAGAGCGCAGCCGCGCCGAGGCGCTCACCCGGCGCATCATCGCCGAGGCTTCCCACTCGGTGCGGGAAATCACCCTCAGCGGCTACGGCGACCCCTTTGCCAGCCCGGCCTACCGGGACCTGCTTGCCCAGCTCGGCCCCAGGTTGTTTCCCCGGCTGCAGGAAATCCGCCTGCACACCAACGGCCAGCTCTGGAACCGCCGGACCTGGGAATCGCTGCCGCAGCTGCATCCGCTGGTGCGCCGCGCCGAGGTCTCTGTCGACGCCGCCACCCCGAGCACCTACGCCCGCAACCGCCGCGGCGGGGATTTCTCCCGCCTCCTGGACAACCTGGAGTTTCTGCGGAGCCTGCCGATCGACCTCAAGCTGAGCTTTGTCGTGCAGCGGAACAATTTTCGGGAAATGCCCCTCTTCGTCGCGCTGGCCCAAGGCCTGGGCTGCCGGGCCTATTTCAGCCGGCTGGTCAACTGGGGGACGTTTTCCCGCGGAGAATATCTGCGGCGTGCGGTGCACCTGCCCGGGCACCCGGAACATGGCGAGTTTCTCGCCGGGCTGGTCAAGCTCACCGCAGCACCCGGGGTCGACCTGGGCAACCTGGCCGGTTTGCTGCCTGGCGGGGCCCGCTGCGAGGCCGCGGATCCAGAAATTGCCAAAAGCAATAAAACAACGTTATGA
- the ilvB gene encoding biosynthetic-type acetolactate synthase large subunit — protein sequence MKNGAQILLECLKREGVDTIFGYPGARTLLVHDALMDDQDIRHYLVRHEQGAAHAADGYARTTGKVGVCLTTSGPGATNLVTGIATAYMDSVPMVALTCQVTTADIGNDAFQEADMAGITRPITKHNYIVTDVKDLARIIREAFYIARTRRPGPVLVDLPSDVLAAKMDMEIPEKVTRRGYQELPTLNQKQLKRAAEIINKAKRPLIYAGGGIIMADAVNELRALAEKGDIPVTHTLMAIGAMDAASPHSIGMLGMYGAYYANLAVHECDCLIAVGARFDDRVTGRVDTFAPKARIIHIDIDPSSIRKNVTVELPIVSDAKQALAGLLELIKPAEHKDWLEQIHTWQREAPLPRPERPDLVPHEIMEAIREVAGEAPVVASDVGLSQMWTANYFGFAGPRQYITSGGLGTMGYALPAAMGAAVGHPGRTVFAINGDGAFQMNVQELATCSHYNIPVKTIILNNGKLGMVRQFQKVFLKQRFAATCLGRGVDFCTVAKGFGVNAIRVRAKAELKAALRKAMEIPGPVVVDVAIHPDCYSFPMVPPGKKTVEAIFSPEDWEG from the coding sequence ATGAAAAACGGAGCGCAGATTTTATTGGAATGCCTCAAGCGCGAGGGGGTGGACACCATTTTCGGCTACCCGGGGGCGCGCACCCTGCTGGTGCACGACGCGCTGATGGATGACCAGGATATCCGCCACTACCTGGTGCGCCACGAGCAGGGGGCGGCCCACGCCGCCGACGGCTACGCCCGCACCACCGGCAAGGTCGGGGTCTGCCTGACCACCTCGGGGCCGGGGGCGACCAACCTGGTGACCGGGATCGCCACCGCCTACATGGATTCGGTGCCGATGGTCGCCCTGACCTGCCAGGTGACCACCGCCGACATCGGCAACGACGCCTTCCAGGAAGCGGACATGGCCGGCATCACCCGGCCGATCACCAAGCACAACTACATCGTCACCGACGTCAAGGACCTGGCGCGCATCATCCGCGAGGCCTTCTATATCGCCCGCACCCGGCGCCCCGGGCCGGTGCTGGTCGACCTGCCCAGCGACGTATTGGCCGCAAAAATGGACATGGAGATCCCGGAAAAAGTCACCCGCCGCGGCTACCAGGAGCTGCCGACCCTCAACCAGAAGCAACTGAAACGGGCCGCCGAGATCATCAACAAGGCCAAGCGACCCCTGATTTACGCCGGCGGCGGCATCATCATGGCCGATGCCGTGAACGAGCTGCGGGCCCTCGCCGAGAAGGGGGACATCCCGGTGACCCACACCCTGATGGCCATCGGCGCCATGGACGCCGCTTCGCCCCACTCGATCGGCATGCTCGGCATGTACGGCGCCTACTACGCCAACCTGGCGGTGCATGAGTGCGACTGCCTGATCGCCGTCGGCGCCCGCTTCGACGACCGGGTCACCGGGCGGGTCGACACCTTCGCCCCCAAGGCGCGCATCATCCACATCGACATCGACCCTTCGAGCATCCGCAAGAACGTCACCGTCGAGCTGCCCATCGTCAGCGACGCCAAGCAGGCCCTGGCGGGGCTGCTCGAACTGATCAAGCCCGCCGAGCACAAGGACTGGCTCGAGCAGATCCACACCTGGCAGCGCGAAGCGCCCCTGCCGCGCCCCGAGCGGCCCGACCTGGTCCCCCACGAGATCATGGAGGCGATCCGCGAGGTGGCCGGCGAGGCGCCGGTGGTCGCTTCGGACGTCGGGCTCTCGCAGATGTGGACGGCGAACTACTTCGGTTTCGCCGGACCGCGCCAGTACATCACCAGCGGCGGACTCGGCACCATGGGCTACGCGCTGCCGGCGGCCATGGGAGCCGCCGTCGGCCACCCCGGGCGCACGGTTTTCGCCATCAACGGCGACGGGGCCTTCCAGATGAACGTGCAGGAGCTGGCGACCTGCTCCCATTACAACATCCCGGTCAAGACCATCATCCTCAACAACGGCAAACTCGGCATGGTACGTCAGTTCCAGAAGGTCTTCCTCAAACAGCGCTTTGCCGCCACCTGCCTGGGGCGCGGCGTCGATTTCTGCACGGTAGCCAAGGGCTTCGGGGTCAATGCCATCCGGGTCAGAGCGAAAGCCGAGCTCAAGGCGGCCCTGCGCAAGGCCATGGAGATTCCAGGCCCCGTGGTGGTGGACGTGGCCATCCACCCCGACTGCTACAGCTTCCCGATGGTTCCGCCGGGCAAAAAGACGGTGGAGGCGATCTTCTCCCCGGAGGACTGGGAAGGGTAG
- a CDS encoding DMT family transporter, giving the protein MRKLHSDWLPVASLIFAMLLWASSFVALKLAFQSYHPMVVIFGRMLVASLCFLVLIPSFRKIRFRRPDFKFLLIMAVCEPCLYFIFEAKALTNTTASQAGMITAMLPLLVAVVAWAALKEKVTRQTLSGFTLAIVGACWLSLGGESSDYAPNPLLGNFYEFLAMVCAAGYTVTLKHLSANYPPLFLTAIQAFIGSLFFFPFLLLPAVPLPTAFVPGAVVAIIYLGVFITLGAYACYNFALSRVPASQAAGYTNLIPVFSVTLGMLMLGETLTFSQLLACGLVFGGVLLSQGRRRRRRPAVA; this is encoded by the coding sequence GTGCGCAAACTACATTCGGACTGGCTGCCGGTCGCCAGCCTGATATTCGCCATGCTGCTCTGGGCCAGTTCCTTCGTCGCCCTGAAGCTGGCCTTCCAGAGCTACCACCCGATGGTGGTCATCTTCGGCCGCATGCTGGTGGCCAGTCTCTGCTTCCTGGTCCTCATCCCCAGCTTCCGCAAGATCCGCTTCCGGCGGCCGGATTTCAAGTTCCTGCTGATCATGGCGGTCTGCGAGCCCTGCCTCTATTTCATCTTCGAAGCCAAGGCCCTGACCAACACCACCGCCTCCCAGGCCGGGATGATCACCGCCATGCTGCCGCTGCTGGTGGCCGTGGTGGCCTGGGCCGCGCTCAAGGAAAAGGTCACCCGCCAGACCCTCTCGGGGTTTACCCTGGCAATCGTCGGCGCCTGCTGGCTCAGCCTGGGCGGGGAAAGCAGCGACTACGCCCCCAACCCGCTGCTCGGCAATTTCTACGAGTTTCTGGCCATGGTCTGCGCCGCCGGCTACACCGTCACCCTCAAGCACCTCAGCGCCAACTACCCGCCGCTGTTTCTGACCGCCATCCAGGCCTTCATCGGCAGCCTGTTCTTCTTTCCCTTCCTGCTGCTGCCCGCGGTGCCCCTGCCGACGGCCTTCGTCCCCGGCGCGGTCGTCGCCATCATCTACCTGGGGGTGTTCATCACCCTCGGCGCCTACGCCTGCTACAACTTCGCCCTCAGCCGGGTGCCGGCCAGCCAGGCCGCCGGCTACACCAACCTGATCCCCGTGTTCAGCGTGACCCTCGGCATGCTGATGCTCGGCGAGACCCTGACCTTCTCCCAGCTGCTGGCCTGCGGCCTGGTCTTCGGCGGGGTGCTGCTCAGCCAGGGCAGACGGCGGCGCCGCCGGCCCGCAGTCGCCTGA